Genomic DNA from Salvia miltiorrhiza cultivar Shanhuang (shh) chromosome 1, IMPLAD_Smil_shh, whole genome shotgun sequence:
aatttattttagaCACTAgacattaataaatttattttgtccCAACGATATATAATACTGTATATTAGTAATAAATAAAGCACAACAAGAGAAAGATGTTTAACGATATTGTATTCCATAAAATCCAACTAACAAAGCCCACCTATATGTTCAAAAAATAAAGCCCACCAAAttactttttagtttttacTGTTTTCTATCTGGGGTCCATGCAGAGAGGAAATTTGGGAGGAAAAAAGGACAAAACAAGAGAGAAAAACGTTTCGCTATTACAGAGTGTGGTGACAGAGACGCCACGGCTCACGTTAGCCATCATCAATAGGGCAGTTGACCGTTATAAATTGGACTGGCCCTTGTGTGCACTATGCCGCCCTTTTCAGCTGTGCCTACTTTTTCAAATTACCAGTACTAATTAACAAATGAGTCTTACGATTTTTCGCTACTCTTTTAGTTGTAGGGTTTGGGAGTACCACATTAGTCATTACATATACTACTATATAtgtcagcagcagcagccaacCAACTGCATATTTTTCTTGTTAAATCCGAAAATCTTGGCATATTAAATACGAATTCCTGACGGGTTTACCGAAGACCATTTTGCCTAAACACTTGACAAATCTCTTGTTCTTCCTTTAGAGTTCActatttttcttgattgatGCGACCTTCGATTTTTAcataagttttgatttttttggttGCTACAAGTTTTGGTTTTTTCCGCTCTTCCTTAAATTTAGCAAGTTTTGATATTTATAGGAATTAAGAGATCATGGCTGTTGTGGGAGATTTAGCAGCCAAGTTTGGTGGGATGATCAAGAAAGAGGGGGCTGTTGATTTCAAGAAGGGTGTATTTGGTGTCCCAATTAAGTGGAATGGAGTTTGTGCACTTAATTATAGGAAGTTGAGAGCTGGTGAGTCTAGAATTGGTAGAGTAGAGGCAGTGATGCAAGTGGGAGTGGAGAGTGCAGGGGTTAGTCAGGATTCGAAGAGTTTGGGAGGGGCTTTGGGGTTTGATGTGGTTACAGAAGTGGAATTGAGGGAGAAGGGGTTCTTGGGGTTGAGGAAGACGAAGCTCGTGTGCACGATAGGGCCCGCGTGTTGCTCTTCGGATGAACTGGAGAAGCTGGCAATGGGAGGGATGAATGTGGCTAGGCTCAACATGTGTCACAACACTAGAGAGTGGCATCAGGATTTGATTAGGAAGATTAAGAAGTTGAATGAAGAAAAGGGGTTTTGTGTGTCTTTGATGATTGATACAGAAGGTAGTCAGATTCAAGTGGTTGATCATGGCGCTCCTTCCTCTGTTAAAGCAGAGGTATTAATTGTTTGAATGCTGATATAGTTGAATAAAAGTGGAAAACTTTAGTATTTTGATAGTGTTCAATTTTTGTTGGATTGTTAGGATGGCTCAATTTGGTTCTTTACCAATGAAAAATTTGAGGGTTCGCGTCCATTTACGATTCAAGCAAATTATGAAGGTTTTGCTGAAGGTATGTATATAGTCTGTGAAGTTGGATTGGTGACTTTTACTAGCAACAAAAGGGTTCCTGTTTTGGCTGTTGTTTCAGACTATCCTCTTACTCTTCAGGTATACAAGTGGGCGATGAAATTGTATTTGATGGAGGAATGGCAACCTTCGAAGTGGTGGAAAAGGTTGGGAATGATCTGCGTTGTAAGTGCACGGACCCTGGCTTGCTCTTGCCACGAGCTAAACTAAGTTTTTGGAGAGATGGAAAGCTTGTTGAGAAAAGTTATCAGCTTCCTACTCTGTCACCTAAGGTGAAGCACAACTTGTAGTTATCACTTATGATTGAGTTTCATGCTTAACCAGATAGTTTCTACATTGCCTTGGTatataaataaagtattttGGAAATAAGATCTAGTGATCATAGGAAACTTGTTCATTACAAACTGAAAACGACGAATAAGGGATTTGATGAACAAACTAGAAGTGAAACTATTCCTCAGCACTAATACTTTGTTTCTTGACTTGCTTGAATGAAGGTTTATAGAAGTATCTATCTCAGTCTGAATATATCTGCTTCATTTATCAGGATTGGTCCGACATAGATTTTGGGATTTCTGAAGGTGTTGATTTTATTGCTATGTCATTTGTGAATGATGCTGATGCTGTCACACATCTGAAGAACTACATTGCCACCAAATCCTCCAAGTAAGTAACTTGTCCTTGCTCGTATGAATGTGCATCAGCGTGTTAGGCGCGGATTCCATTTGCGTGTTTTAGAGTATGGAATATGATGGGGAATTTATTGTTCACAGATCAATAGAAGTATTGGCAAAGATAGAGAGTATGGAGGCTCTTCATAAATTGCACGAAATTGTTGCAGCTTCTGATGGAATCATGATAGCAAGGGGAGACCTTGGTGTCGAAATACCACTAGAACAAATTCCAACGGTACAGGAGGAAATCACTTACATATGCAGGCAGCTTAACAAGCCAGTGGTGGTAGCTTCTCAGCTTTTGGAGTCGATGGTCGAATATCCTACCCCAACAAGAGCTGAGGTAGCTAATTCTTTTCCTCGTCAGTTGAATTTCTAATTAGCTGATTAGAAAATAAAAGTCTCGCCTTTCCAGAAACGCACAGCCTTTTGATTTACCATAAGGACAATgtgaattttcaaaaaataaatgtgttGGCTACTTACTTCTCTGCTGGTTACatttataatttcaaaaaatcTGAACTAGAAAGTTAGATAGTGTTGGTTATAAGTTTCCTGCTGTGCTGTGTTATAGGTTGCTGATGTCTCAGAAGCGGTTCGGCAATATGCTGATGCATTGATGCTCTCTGGAGAGTCGGCTATTGGACCATTCGGGCAGAAAGCTCTGTCTGTGCTGCGGATGACCAGTAGTCGGATGGAACTGTGGAGTCGTGAAGAGAACAGGCAAGACGTCCTGTTACAGCATAACCTCGGAGCATCTTTGCCAGACCAAATTGCTGAGCAAATCTGCAATTCTGCTGCAGCAATGGGTATGTTTGCTGCCAAATCCAATCCCCATATGATCAATATCTCAACTTGCAATGGTTACATACTTTTGTTTTGATTGCAGCAAACAACTTGGGGATAGATGCTATTTTCGTGTACACAAGGCACGGTCGCATGGCATCAGTGATCTCACGCAACCGTCCAAATCCTCCCATATTCGCGTTCACAAACGACAGCAGCACGAGGATGGCCCTCAATCTACACTGGGGAGTCACTCCACTTCTGGTGGATCTTTCAGATGATATGGAAGCTAACATCACCACATCTGTCAATCTTTTGAAGACCAAAGGGTTGATCAAGAATGGAGATACGGTGCTCGTCGTCTCCGACATCATTCCCACCTCCACAACGCAAACTGTGTTTCAGTCCATTCAGGTCAAAACTATTGTCTAAGTGTGTTTCAGTCATCTATTAGTCTCTTGCTTGGATTTTAGATAGTTTGTTTTTCTGCTTCAGGCATGTTTGAATTTcaagtttaattaattgatgtacacactctctctctctctctctctctctgtgtcaATGCATAGATGCAAGAAATGCTCAATCATGTAGTGCCAATTTCCGATAAGATCAAGAAAATTATATATGCAAATTGTTTCATTGGGTGACCAAACCTATTGTCTGATTAAAGCACTGAAATATTATTTTGAAGAAAGCGATATAAAGTAGGCAGACTTCATGATTTGGTATTAATAGGGGATTAGGGGTCCCTATCAATCAATTTATTGACATAGTTAATAGTATAATTAATAGTT
This window encodes:
- the LOC131005240 gene encoding pyruvate kinase isozyme A, chloroplastic-like; the encoded protein is MAVVGDLAAKFGGMIKKEGAVDFKKGVFGVPIKWNGVCALNYRKLRAGESRIGRVEAVMQVGVESAGVSQDSKSLGGALGFDVVTEVELREKGFLGLRKTKLVCTIGPACCSSDELEKLAMGGMNVARLNMCHNTREWHQDLIRKIKKLNEEKGFCVSLMIDTEGSQIQVVDHGAPSSVKAEDGSIWFFTNEKFEGSRPFTIQANYEGFAEGIQVGDEIVFDGGMATFEVVEKVGNDLRCKCTDPGLLLPRAKLSFWRDGKLVEKSYQLPTLSPKDWSDIDFGISEGVDFIAMSFVNDADAVTHLKNYIATKSSKSIEVLAKIESMEALHKLHEIVAASDGIMIARGDLGVEIPLEQIPTVQEEITYICRQLNKPVVVASQLLESMVEYPTPTRAEVADVSEAVRQYADALMLSGESAIGPFGQKALSVLRMTSSRMELWSREENRQDVLLQHNLGASLPDQIAEQICNSAAAMANNLGIDAIFVYTRHGRMASVISRNRPNPPIFAFTNDSSTRMALNLHWGVTPLLVDLSDDMEANITTSVNLLKTKGLIKNGDTVLVVSDIIPTSTTQTVFQSIQVKTIV